Proteins from one Strix uralensis isolate ZFMK-TIS-50842 chromosome 14, bStrUra1, whole genome shotgun sequence genomic window:
- the ZMAT2 gene encoding zinc finger matrin-type protein 2, whose protein sequence is MASGSGTKNLDFRRKWDKDEYEKLAEKRLTEEREKKDGKPAQPVKRELLRHRDYKVDLESKLGKTIVITKTTPQSEMGGYYCNVCDCVVKDSINFLDHINGKKHQRNLGMSMRVERSTLDQVKKRFEVNKKKMEEKQKDYDFEERMKELREEEEKAKAYKKEKQREKKRRAEEDLTFEEDDEMAAVMGFSGFGSTKKNH, encoded by the exons ACTAAGAACTTGGACTTCCGCCGAAAGTGGGACAAAGATGAATATGAGAAACTTGCAGAGAAGCGGCtcacagaagagagagaaaagaaagatg GCAAACCAGCTCAGCCTGTCAAAAGGGAACTTCTGCGGCACCGAGACTACAAAGTGGACCTGGAATCGAAGCTGGGGAAAACCATTGTCATCACCAAAACTACCCCGCAGTCAGAGATGGGAGG ATATTACTGTAACGTATGCGACTGCGTGGTGAAAGACTCCATTAACTTCTTGGATCACATCAATGGCAAAAAAC ACCAGAGAAATCTGGGCATGTCCATGCGGGTGGAGCGCTCCACGCTGGACCAGGTGAAGAAACGCTTTGAGGTGAACAAGAAGAAGatggaggagaagcagaaggactATGACTTTGAGGAGAGGATGAAGGAACTCCGCGAGGAG gaggagaaggcCAAAGCCTacaagaaggagaagcagagagagaagaagaggcggGCAGAGGAAGATCTGACGTTTGAAGAGGATGATGAAATGGCAGCTGTGATGGGTTTCTCTGGTTTCGGCTCAACCAAAAAGAATCACTGA